A genomic window from Candidatus Andeanibacterium colombiense includes:
- the guaB gene encoding IMP dehydrogenase: MDIPTGLTFDDVLLRPGPSDIVPSQTNTSTFLTRAIKLNIPIVSSAMDTVTEADMAIVMAQLGGIGVLHRNLSLKQQVAAVRQVKRFESGMVVNPITITPDATLGEARAIMADNRISGIPVVEASGKLVGILTNRDVRFADNPKQPVRELMTHDDLATVSTAVTQEEARKLLHQRRIEKLLVVDNAYRCVGLITVKDIEKAVTYPEATKDAAGRLRVAAASTVGDKGFERTEQLIDAECDVIVIDTAHGHNIDVARAVERVKKLSNAVQVVAGNVATAEATRALIDAGADAVKVGIGPGSICTTRIVAGVGVPQLTAIMEAAEEAQKAGIPIIGDGGLRTSGDAAKALAAGASTVMIGSLLAGTDEAPGETFLYQGRSYKSYRGMGSVGAMARGSADRYFQQDIKDQMKLVPEGIEGQVPYKGPAKDVIHQLVGGVRAAMGYTGAATIEELQQRAQFVRITNSGLAESHVHDVSITREAPNYPTR, from the coding sequence ATGGACATTCCGACGGGCCTGACATTCGACGACGTGTTGTTGCGTCCGGGTCCGAGCGACATCGTCCCCTCGCAGACCAACACTTCGACCTTTCTGACCAGGGCAATCAAGCTCAACATCCCGATCGTTTCCTCGGCGATGGACACCGTCACCGAAGCCGACATGGCGATCGTGATGGCGCAGCTCGGCGGGATCGGGGTGCTTCACCGCAATCTCTCGCTCAAGCAGCAGGTCGCCGCGGTGCGCCAGGTCAAGCGCTTCGAAAGCGGCATGGTGGTCAATCCGATCACGATCACGCCCGATGCGACGCTGGGCGAGGCCCGCGCGATCATGGCCGACAACCGCATCAGCGGGATTCCGGTGGTCGAAGCTTCGGGCAAGCTGGTCGGCATCCTCACCAACCGCGACGTGCGCTTCGCCGACAATCCGAAGCAGCCGGTGCGCGAGCTGATGACCCATGACGATCTCGCGACGGTCAGCACCGCGGTTACGCAGGAAGAGGCGCGCAAGCTGCTTCACCAGCGCCGGATCGAGAAGCTGCTGGTGGTCGACAATGCCTATCGCTGCGTCGGGCTGATCACGGTCAAGGATATCGAGAAGGCCGTTACCTATCCCGAAGCGACCAAGGATGCCGCGGGCCGCCTGCGGGTTGCCGCCGCCAGCACGGTCGGCGACAAGGGCTTCGAGCGCACCGAGCAACTGATCGATGCCGAATGCGACGTGATCGTGATCGACACCGCCCACGGCCACAATATCGACGTTGCCCGCGCGGTCGAACGGGTCAAGAAACTGTCCAACGCGGTGCAGGTGGTGGCCGGCAACGTCGCCACCGCCGAAGCCACGCGCGCGCTGATCGATGCCGGGGCCGATGCGGTCAAGGTCGGGATCGGGCCGGGCTCGATCTGCACCACGCGGATCGTCGCGGGCGTCGGCGTGCCGCAGCTTACCGCGATCATGGAAGCCGCCGAAGAGGCGCAGAAGGCCGGGATCCCGATCATCGGCGACGGCGGGCTGCGCACTTCGGGCGATGCGGCCAAGGCGCTTGCCGCCGGGGCCTCGACCGTGATGATCGGATCGCTGCTGGCCGGGACCGACGAGGCTCCGGGCGAAACCTTCCTGTACCAGGGCCGCTCGTACAAGAGTTACCGCGGGATGGGTTCGGTCGGCGCGATGGCGCGCGGCTCGGCCGACCGGTATTTCCAGCAGGACATCAAGGACCAGATGAAGCTGGTGCCCGAGGGGATCGAAGGCCAGGTGCCGTACAAGGGCCCGGCCAAGGACGTGATCCACCAGCTGGTCGGCGGCGTCCGCGCGGCGATGGGCTACACCGGAGCGGCGACGATCGAGGAATTGCAGCAGCGCGCGCAGTTCGTCCGCATCACCAATTCCGGGCTGGCCGAAAGCCATGTCCACGATGTGTCGATCACGCGGGAAGCGCCGAATTATCCGACGCGGTGA
- a CDS encoding BlaI/MecI/CopY family transcriptional regulator, giving the protein MAEDEGESGKPISEAEHAVMEALWARAPLTATEVADDVEARGWSLPTVKTLLSRLVAKHAVSTEPDGRRFLYRPLLERSDYVEGESRRLVDRLFGGRAAPLLAHLAEAEALTDEDIAEIEALLKGLKQ; this is encoded by the coding sequence ATGGCGGAAGACGAGGGCGAAAGCGGCAAGCCGATCAGCGAGGCCGAGCATGCGGTGATGGAAGCGCTGTGGGCGCGCGCACCGCTGACCGCAACCGAAGTGGCCGACGATGTCGAAGCGCGCGGCTGGAGCCTGCCGACGGTCAAGACGCTGCTGTCGCGGCTGGTCGCGAAGCACGCGGTTTCGACCGAGCCCGACGGGCGCCGGTTCCTCTATCGTCCGTTGCTCGAACGCTCCGACTATGTCGAAGGCGAATCGCGGCGGTTGGTCGATCGGCTGTTCGGCGGCCGCGCCGCACCGCTGCTCGCGCATCTGGCCGAAGCCGAGGCGCTGACCGACGAGGATATCGCCGAAATCGAGGCGCTGCTGAAGGGGCTCAAGCAATGA
- a CDS encoding alpha-hydroxy acid oxidase gives MSRTLTAPHSVRRLSDCHNIDDFRLLAHRKLPFPVFHYIDGAGDDEITKARNTAAFDECDLVPNVLAGVDKIDTSVTVMGKTTPLPLMLSPTALQRLFHWKGERAVANVAEKYGLWFGISSLSSVSIEEIGANYSGPKMLQYYYHKDRGLNAALLEKARAAKFDAVTLTVDTIVSGNRERCKRTGFTTPPRFTPASVLSYAAKPRWALDYMLRERFSLPNLESHVSAGSRQAISIQDYFNSMLDPSMDWQAADKLREDWGGKFALKGIMSVGDARRAAEIGVDAIYISNHGGRQLDGGRAPFDQLAEIVDAVGDRVEVILDGGVRRGTHVLKALSLGAKAVSGGRLYLYALAAAGEEGVDRAVGLLESEIVRGMKLMGAKSVADLTRENLRWR, from the coding sequence ATGAGCCGCACCCTCACCGCGCCGCATTCCGTGAGGCGCCTGAGCGATTGCCACAATATCGATGATTTCCGGCTGCTTGCCCACCGCAAGCTGCCCTTCCCGGTGTTCCATTACATCGACGGCGCGGGCGATGACGAGATCACCAAGGCGCGCAACACCGCCGCATTCGACGAATGCGACCTCGTCCCCAACGTTCTTGCCGGCGTGGACAAAATCGACACCTCGGTGACTGTGATGGGCAAGACGACCCCGCTCCCCCTGATGCTCTCGCCCACCGCGCTCCAGCGGCTGTTCCACTGGAAGGGCGAGCGCGCGGTTGCCAATGTGGCCGAGAAATACGGGCTGTGGTTCGGGATCTCGAGCCTGTCGAGCGTCTCGATCGAGGAGATCGGCGCGAATTACTCCGGCCCGAAGATGCTCCAGTATTACTACCACAAGGACCGCGGCCTTAACGCCGCGCTGCTGGAGAAAGCGCGCGCGGCGAAGTTCGACGCGGTGACGCTGACGGTCGACACGATCGTTTCGGGCAACCGCGAACGCTGCAAGCGCACCGGCTTCACCACCCCGCCCCGATTTACCCCCGCAAGCGTGCTGTCCTATGCGGCCAAGCCGCGCTGGGCGCTCGATTACATGCTGCGCGAACGCTTTTCGCTGCCCAATCTGGAAAGCCACGTGAGCGCCGGCAGCAGGCAGGCGATCTCGATCCAGGACTATTTCAACTCGATGCTCGACCCGTCGATGGACTGGCAGGCCGCTGACAAATTGCGCGAAGACTGGGGCGGCAAGTTTGCGCTCAAGGGCATCATGTCGGTCGGCGATGCGCGGCGCGCGGCCGAGATCGGGGTCGATGCGATCTACATCTCGAACCACGGTGGCCGCCAGCTCGACGGCGGCCGTGCGCCGTTCGACCAGCTGGCCGAGATCGTCGATGCGGTGGGCGACAGGGTCGAAGTGATCCTCGACGGCGGGGTCCGGCGCGGAACCCATGTGCTGAAAGCACTGTCGCTCGGCGCGAAAGCGGTCTCGGGCGGGCGACTGTATCTCTATGCGCTGGCGGCGGCAGGCGAGGAAGGTGTCGACCGCGCGGTCGGGCTGCTCGAAAGCGAGATCGTCCGCGGGATGAAGCTGATGGGGGCGAAATCGGTAGCGGATCTTACCCGGGAGAATTTGCGGTGGCGCTGA
- a CDS encoding type II toxin-antitoxin system RelE/ParE family toxin, producing MMKLEWADEAAHDLERIVDYISDFNFEAAVRLRDRLRSCAERLSDYPYMFPEGRVPGTREALAHPNYILIYRVRADTVEMLGVVHARRQYP from the coding sequence ATGATGAAGCTCGAATGGGCCGATGAAGCGGCCCACGACCTCGAGCGAATTGTCGATTACATCTCGGATTTCAATTTCGAAGCGGCAGTCAGGCTTCGTGACCGCTTGCGGAGCTGCGCCGAGCGCCTGTCTGACTACCCCTACATGTTTCCCGAAGGCCGGGTGCCAGGCACGCGCGAAGCCCTGGCCCATCCCAATTACATCCTGATCTACCGCGTCCGCGCGGATACGGTGGAAATGCTCGGCGTGGTCCACGCTCGCCGGCAATACCCCTGA
- a CDS encoding type II toxin-antitoxin system ParD family antitoxin — translation MAKKNTSIALGERWMHYTRAQVAKGDYDSTSEVIRDALRLHEERAAFKSKLLEAIDEGLASPVDENFDIDRWYEDAFGKR, via the coding sequence ATGGCGAAGAAGAACACCTCAATCGCACTCGGCGAACGCTGGATGCATTATACGCGCGCGCAGGTCGCAAAAGGCGATTACGACTCCACCAGCGAAGTCATCCGCGACGCCCTGCGGCTTCATGAGGAGCGGGCAGCGTTCAAGTCGAAACTGCTTGAAGCGATCGACGAGGGTCTGGCGAGCCCGGTCGACGAGAATTTCGATATCGACCGCTGGTACGAAGACGCTTTCGGCAAGCGGTGA
- a CDS encoding stability determinant yields the protein MPCKTFGGILHLMNKYSPLISEFESAEEEAAYHEWLAEKVAKSLASDKPRVPHDEVMARIDRLLEEKQQRQK from the coding sequence TTGCCTTGCAAGACGTTTGGCGGTATCCTGCATCTCATGAACAAATACTCGCCCCTCATTTCCGAATTCGAGTCGGCCGAGGAAGAGGCCGCTTACCATGAGTGGCTCGCGGAAAAGGTCGCAAAGTCGCTCGCCAGCGACAAGCCGCGGGTTCCGCACGATGAGGTCATGGCGCGGATCGATCGGCTGCTTGAAGAAAAGCAGCAACGGCAGAAATGA
- a CDS encoding peptidylprolyl isomerase: MALKHLAALVALALAAPAFAQEATTPSAEPVREPATTNVVIETSLGPIVVALETERAPISSANFLRYADEHRLDGTTFYRVMRLWDPQPNGVIQGGPQGDPAKVLPPIAHEPTNLTGVHHTKGAISMARFEPGTATGDFSLLVSDVTGLDADPAATDPDLRAGYAAFGHIVSGMDVALAIFGAPIDPDKGDGFMKGQMIAQPVKILSVHREK, encoded by the coding sequence GTGGCGCTGAAACATCTTGCGGCGCTGGTCGCACTCGCGCTGGCAGCGCCTGCTTTTGCACAGGAAGCGACCACTCCCTCTGCGGAACCCGTCCGCGAGCCGGCTACCACCAATGTCGTGATCGAAACCTCGCTCGGCCCGATCGTGGTTGCGCTCGAAACCGAGCGCGCGCCGATCTCCTCGGCCAATTTCCTGCGCTATGCCGACGAACACCGGCTCGACGGGACCACTTTCTACCGCGTGATGCGGCTGTGGGATCCGCAACCGAACGGCGTGATCCAGGGCGGCCCCCAAGGCGATCCGGCGAAAGTGCTGCCGCCGATCGCGCATGAGCCGACCAACTTGACCGGGGTGCACCACACGAAGGGCGCAATCTCGATGGCGCGCTTCGAACCCGGCACGGCGACCGGCGATTTCTCGTTGCTGGTGTCCGATGTGACCGGCCTCGATGCCGATCCGGCCGCGACCGATCCGGATTTGCGGGCCGGCTATGCCGCCTTCGGGCATATCGTCAGCGGAATGGACGTCGCGCTGGCGATCTTCGGCGCACCGATCGATCCGGACAAGGGCGATGGCTTCATGAAGGGCCAGATGATCGCGCAGCCGGTGAAGATCCTCAGCGTACACCGGGAGAAGTAG
- a CDS encoding neutral zinc metallopeptidase: MRLNDFNPANIRVRDQRGGGGGMPGGKGSIGCVGLLVVLGIAYFTGADPSQLLSGLDQAQVSAPQEQAAGGRTAAESCAENEYSTEACAHLDSLNKTWEPKFKAEGIAFEQPFLNFYSSQGQSGCGVAQSAMGPFYCPSDEGIYIDTAFYDEMAQRMSAKGDFARAYVIAHEYGHHVQNLTGIAAQVRRMQQQDPSQDNALQVRMELQADCYAGVWAALNKDRIEAGDLEEGLTAAHAVGDDTLMEQAGRKPVEAAFTHGSSAQRMKWLRIGMETGDEDKCDTFADLKN, from the coding sequence ATGCGTCTCAACGATTTCAATCCGGCCAATATCCGCGTGCGCGACCAGCGCGGAGGGGGCGGCGGCATGCCCGGCGGCAAGGGTTCGATCGGTTGCGTCGGGCTGCTGGTGGTGCTCGGCATCGCCTATTTCACCGGGGCCGATCCGAGCCAGCTGCTGAGCGGGCTCGACCAGGCGCAGGTGTCCGCGCCGCAGGAACAGGCCGCGGGCGGCCGCACCGCGGCCGAAAGCTGCGCGGAGAACGAATACAGCACCGAGGCCTGCGCGCATCTCGATTCACTCAACAAAACCTGGGAGCCCAAGTTCAAGGCCGAAGGCATCGCGTTCGAACAGCCGTTCCTCAATTTCTATTCGAGCCAGGGCCAGTCGGGTTGCGGCGTGGCGCAGAGCGCGATGGGTCCGTTCTACTGCCCCAGCGACGAGGGCATCTATATCGACACCGCCTTCTACGACGAGATGGCCCAGCGCATGAGCGCGAAAGGCGATTTCGCCCGCGCCTATGTGATCGCGCATGAATACGGCCACCACGTCCAGAACCTCACCGGCATCGCCGCTCAGGTTCGCCGGATGCAGCAGCAGGATCCGTCGCAGGACAATGCGCTGCAGGTGCGGATGGAATTGCAGGCCGATTGCTATGCCGGGGTCTGGGCAGCCTTGAACAAGGACCGCATCGAAGCGGGCGATCTGGAAGAGGGACTCACCGCAGCCCACGCCGTCGGCGACGACACGCTGATGGAACAAGCCGGGCGCAAGCCGGTTGAGGCTGCATTCACGCATGGATCCAGCGCCCAACGCATGAAGTGGCTTCGGATCGGAATGGAGACAGGGGATGAAGACAAGTGTGACACGTTTGCGGACCTCAAAAACTAG
- a CDS encoding 3-hydroxybutyrate dehydrogenase — protein MFLSGKRALVTGSTSGIGLGIARALAGEGAEVVLSGFGAPEDIAALEDELGAKHVPADLMTQQGVEALMAAAGPIDVLVNNAGMQHVAPVEDFPPEKWDAIIGLNLSSAFHTCRLAVPHMKAAGWGRIINTASAHSLAASPFKVAYVAAKHGIAGLTKTLALELATFGTTVNCISPGYVWTPLVENQIPDTMKARGMTREQVIEDVLLTKQPTKKFVQVEEVAALALFLCRPEAQNINGANYPIDGGWTAE, from the coding sequence ATGTTCCTTTCCGGCAAACGCGCATTGGTCACCGGATCGACTTCCGGCATCGGCCTCGGCATCGCGCGCGCGCTGGCGGGTGAGGGGGCGGAAGTGGTCCTTTCGGGTTTCGGCGCGCCCGAAGACATCGCCGCGCTCGAGGACGAACTCGGCGCGAAGCATGTGCCCGCCGATCTGATGACCCAGCAGGGCGTCGAGGCGCTGATGGCCGCCGCCGGGCCGATCGACGTGCTGGTCAACAACGCCGGAATGCAGCACGTCGCGCCGGTCGAGGACTTCCCGCCCGAGAAATGGGACGCGATCATCGGGCTCAATTTGTCGAGCGCGTTCCACACCTGCCGCCTCGCGGTGCCGCATATGAAGGCGGCCGGGTGGGGGCGGATCATCAACACCGCCAGCGCCCATTCGCTCGCCGCCTCGCCGTTCAAGGTCGCCTATGTCGCCGCCAAGCACGGCATCGCCGGGTTGACCAAGACGCTGGCGCTGGAGCTGGCAACCTTCGGCACCACGGTGAACTGCATCAGCCCGGGCTATGTCTGGACCCCTCTGGTCGAAAACCAGATCCCCGACACGATGAAGGCCCGCGGCATGACCCGCGAACAAGTGATCGAGGATGTGCTGCTGACCAAGCAGCCGACCAAGAAATTCGTGCAGGTGGAAGAAGTCGCCGCGCTCGCGTTGTTCCTCTGCCGCCCGGAAGCACAGAACATCAACGGCGCGAACTACCCGATCGATGGGGGGTGGACCGCGGAGTAG
- a CDS encoding glycoside hydrolase: protein MIRCLPLLLLLAGSAASAQRLPIDPFYTQHFSADGIPVIASSKPPAKALKAAKSMAEGMLKHRPDLARYLAKNGYTIAVIAQSEALLDLPENRDWVKPPLDDPRLTRCEKKHYDERIGRLTARQYWDERARGIGGQHMVGAEEDILGLPASRYWGETIFVHEFSHQILDAVRNSDRPLYAELEAAYAHAQATGLWLDEYNMTTIDEYWAEGSQFWWDSNRLQVFAGRRILNHQDLKAYDPALFAVLAKVFGTKHKLTGDPFWMSPARVPPGPPPENTAEVC from the coding sequence ATGATCCGGTGTCTGCCTCTCTTACTGCTGCTCGCCGGGAGTGCCGCTTCCGCACAACGGCTGCCCATCGATCCGTTCTACACTCAGCACTTCTCCGCCGACGGCATCCCGGTAATCGCCTCATCAAAACCGCCGGCCAAGGCGCTCAAGGCCGCCAAATCAATGGCCGAAGGCATGCTCAAGCACCGCCCCGATCTCGCCCGCTATCTCGCGAAAAACGGCTACACCATCGCGGTGATCGCTCAGAGCGAAGCATTGCTCGACCTGCCCGAGAACCGCGACTGGGTGAAGCCGCCGCTCGACGATCCGCGGCTGACCCGCTGCGAGAAGAAGCATTACGATGAACGCATCGGCCGCCTGACCGCGCGCCAATATTGGGACGAGCGCGCGCGGGGGATCGGCGGGCAGCACATGGTCGGGGCAGAGGAGGATATTCTTGGCCTGCCCGCGAGCCGCTATTGGGGCGAGACGATCTTCGTCCACGAATTCAGCCACCAGATCCTCGACGCGGTGCGCAATTCTGACAGACCGCTCTATGCCGAACTCGAAGCGGCTTATGCCCATGCGCAGGCGACGGGCCTGTGGCTCGACGAATACAACATGACCACGATCGACGAATATTGGGCGGAAGGCAGCCAGTTCTGGTGGGATTCGAACCGGCTGCAGGTGTTCGCCGGACGACGTATTCTGAACCACCAGGATCTCAAAGCCTACGATCCGGCGCTGTTCGCGGTGCTGGCGAAGGTCTTTGGCACCAAGCACAAGCTCACCGGCGATCCCTTCTGGATGAGTCCTGCGCGCGTCCCGCCCGGTCCGCCCCCGGAGAACACCGCTGAGGTTTGCTAG
- a CDS encoding M56 family metallopeptidase produces the protein MIAWLTDTLIYTGALIALVLVLRRPVARHFGAQMCYALWALPLLRFAMPPVVLPASFAPRADVSQTAAIVAGNSAVMPAGVVAAPVYEPSFWQVWGGTVAAAAFSVWLAGALTFLAWRGWTYFRMREWLLGGARPVGEAGKVRLVESPAVSSPVAFGVSDKVVALPPGFMAAENRAARDLAIEHELAHHRGHDLLANILAQPILALHWFNPLAWLGWRAMRRDQEAACDARVIAAREPWERAAYGQVIASFASGQRLALAAPMACPVLGEKSIIHRLRSLGMDEISPRRRVIGRALLAGAALTLPVTASISYAEASAEPKASPAADAITIVDVPEGADRSDAALHTRVIARDGQTIILKTAHPVTDAEAEASIARAQASMARAEAFAARGEATKAQREALARMRQSMSDKQRAEYDAKWAERGDEWARQGDQAAKDAEKSADAWSKWGEQYGQRWADWGEQLGKRIAASVPAEPAPPAARMSAVEVPVPSYGCDRNGNLLKIGPNGRNPAAGDPLKWCGKVADANASARRALIQARSRIANDRTMDEDARDQVLDSLDDEIERLDDIAEANS, from the coding sequence ATGATCGCCTGGCTCACCGATACTCTGATCTACACCGGCGCGCTGATCGCGCTGGTACTGGTCCTCCGCCGCCCGGTCGCGCGCCATTTCGGCGCGCAGATGTGCTATGCGCTGTGGGCTCTGCCGCTGCTGCGCTTCGCGATGCCGCCAGTGGTGCTGCCGGCAAGCTTCGCCCCACGGGCCGATGTCAGCCAGACTGCCGCGATCGTCGCCGGCAATTCGGCCGTCATGCCGGCCGGCGTCGTCGCGGCACCGGTCTACGAACCGTCCTTCTGGCAGGTCTGGGGTGGCACGGTCGCCGCGGCTGCCTTTTCGGTCTGGCTGGCCGGCGCGCTGACCTTCCTCGCGTGGCGCGGGTGGACCTATTTCCGGATGCGCGAATGGCTGCTCGGCGGCGCGCGTCCGGTCGGCGAGGCGGGCAAGGTCAGACTGGTCGAGAGCCCGGCGGTCAGTTCGCCGGTCGCTTTCGGGGTCAGCGACAAGGTCGTCGCGCTGCCGCCGGGCTTCATGGCGGCCGAGAACCGCGCGGCGCGCGATCTCGCGATCGAGCATGAGCTGGCCCACCACCGGGGGCACGACCTGCTGGCGAATATCCTCGCGCAGCCGATCCTCGCGCTGCACTGGTTCAACCCGCTGGCGTGGCTGGGCTGGCGCGCGATGCGCCGCGACCAGGAGGCAGCCTGCGACGCGCGCGTGATCGCCGCGCGCGAACCGTGGGAACGCGCCGCTTACGGCCAGGTGATCGCGAGTTTCGCCTCGGGCCAGCGGCTCGCGCTCGCGGCGCCGATGGCCTGCCCGGTGCTGGGCGAGAAATCGATCATCCACCGCCTGCGCAGCCTCGGCATGGACGAGATCTCGCCGCGCCGCCGGGTGATCGGGCGCGCACTGCTGGCCGGCGCGGCGCTGACGCTGCCGGTGACCGCCTCGATCTCCTACGCCGAGGCGAGTGCCGAACCCAAGGCTTCGCCAGCGGCGGACGCGATCACGATCGTCGATGTTCCCGAGGGCGCGGATCGCTCCGATGCGGCGCTGCACACACGGGTGATCGCGCGGGACGGCCAGACCATCATCCTCAAGACCGCGCATCCCGTGACCGATGCCGAGGCGGAGGCGAGTATCGCCCGGGCTCAGGCTTCGATGGCCCGGGCCGAAGCATTTGCCGCGCGCGGGGAAGCCACCAAGGCGCAGCGCGAGGCGCTCGCCCGGATGCGTCAGTCGATGAGCGACAAGCAACGGGCAGAATATGACGCCAAGTGGGCCGAGCGTGGCGACGAATGGGCGCGGCAGGGCGACCAGGCAGCCAAGGATGCGGAGAAATCCGCCGATGCCTGGTCGAAATGGGGCGAGCAATACGGGCAGCGCTGGGCCGACTGGGGCGAGCAACTGGGCAAGCGCATTGCCGCGTCTGTCCCGGCTGAACCCGCCCCGCCTGCTGCGCGAATGAGCGCGGTCGAGGTGCCGGTGCCGTCCTATGGCTGCGACCGCAACGGCAACCTCCTCAAGATCGGCCCGAACGGCCGCAATCCCGCCGCTGGGGATCCGCTTAAATGGTGCGGCAAGGTCGCCGATGCGAATGCCAGCGCGCGCCGCGCACTGATCCAGGCGCGTAGCCGGATCGCGAACGACCGGACGATGGACGAGGACGCCCGCGATCAGGTGCTCGATTCGCTCGATGACGAGATCGAGCGGCTCGACGATATCGCCGAAGCGAACAGCTGA
- a CDS encoding type II toxin-antitoxin system RelE/ParE family toxin, producing MRSLKFRTAASADMRRLERETRAAWGEAQAAKYSTELRNAIKSLLDYPLRFPEFEPRPGLRRMTSGKHAVFYLVLENRIEIIRVMHLASDFERWL from the coding sequence GTGAGAAGCCTCAAATTTCGCACAGCTGCTTCGGCGGACATGCGGCGGCTGGAACGCGAAACTCGCGCAGCGTGGGGGGAGGCACAAGCGGCGAAATACTCGACCGAACTGCGCAATGCGATCAAATCGCTTCTCGACTATCCGTTGCGATTTCCAGAATTCGAGCCGCGTCCGGGCCTGCGCCGCATGACCAGCGGCAAGCACGCGGTGTTCTATCTTGTGCTGGAAAACCGGATCGAGATCATTCGGGTGATGCATCTGGCTAGCGATTTCGAGCGCTGGCTGTGA